The Collimonas fungivorans Ter331 genome has a segment encoding these proteins:
- a CDS encoding LacI family DNA-binding transcriptional regulator, with amino-acid sequence MTRLTIKDVAKLAGVSFQTVSLVLNHPEKVAPKTRELVQSAIDTLNFIPNVAARSLRNISTKTLACVMFNGASYDNRSERTQDTHGNSVVQTLTRAADRAGYTLLQRNWMGDDAASLAYARDLFLAGRIDGMIAMVTTAGHSVLTELQRMGFPCVIYGMADPQFNHVVQSDREAALAVVEHLVQGGCRRIAFVTGARKEHAPVIRREQAVTTGSEARYIGYLDGMDKYGLPVRQDWIVPGDWSLDSGYRAAAQLCGTADRPDAIILSNDRMALGALKALHDLGLHVPNDVSVVGFDNMRYDDFSIPSLTSVDVPMFEMSECTVRILLDCIEKRGSSDLVQRVFPTSLVVRGSTRAVNPASGSISELPAAGEQNK; translated from the coding sequence GTGACCCGGCTAACTATCAAAGACGTCGCCAAGCTGGCTGGAGTCAGTTTCCAGACGGTGTCGCTGGTCCTCAATCACCCGGAAAAAGTCGCTCCCAAGACGCGCGAATTGGTGCAGAGCGCGATCGATACTCTCAATTTCATCCCCAACGTTGCCGCCCGCTCCTTGCGCAACATCTCCACCAAGACACTCGCTTGCGTGATGTTTAATGGCGCCTCGTACGACAACCGTTCGGAGCGAACCCAGGATACCCACGGCAATAGCGTTGTGCAGACGCTGACCCGCGCCGCCGATCGTGCAGGTTATACGCTTTTGCAACGCAACTGGATGGGCGATGACGCCGCTTCGCTGGCATATGCCCGCGACCTCTTTCTGGCAGGCCGGATCGACGGCATGATCGCCATGGTGACCACCGCCGGACATTCCGTGCTCACCGAGTTGCAGCGCATGGGATTTCCGTGCGTGATTTACGGCATGGCCGATCCGCAATTCAATCATGTCGTGCAATCCGACCGCGAGGCGGCGCTGGCGGTAGTCGAGCACCTGGTGCAAGGTGGTTGCCGGCGCATCGCCTTTGTTACCGGCGCTAGGAAAGAACACGCGCCGGTAATACGGCGCGAGCAAGCAGTGACAACCGGCAGCGAGGCGCGTTACATTGGCTATCTGGACGGCATGGACAAATACGGTTTGCCGGTCCGACAGGATTGGATCGTGCCGGGAGACTGGTCGCTCGATAGCGGTTATCGGGCCGCCGCGCAATTATGTGGCACGGCCGACCGGCCCGATGCAATCATCCTGAGCAATGACAGGATGGCGTTGGGCGCACTGAAGGCGCTGCACGATCTTGGACTGCACGTGCCGAACGATGTAAGCGTGGTCGGCTTCGACAATATGCGATACGACGACTTCAGTATTCCGTCCTTGACGAGCGTGGATGTGCCGATGTTCGAGATGTCTGAATGCACCGTACGAATATTGCTGGATTGCATCGAAAAGCGTGGTTCATCCGATCTGGTGCAACGCGTCTTTCCGACCAGCCTTGTGGTGCGCGGCAGCACCCGTGCCGTCAATCCGGCGTCAGGCTCCATTTCAGAGCTGCCCGCTGCAGGAGAACAAAATAAATAG
- a CDS encoding TonB-dependent receptor, translating into MALAIGAVLPVLAHAADGTSATQDQASQKPAAQAGDGNNGVERLQSVEVTRKRSQTSAAVATKQTQDRVMDVVTKEQIETLPDASVTDVVKRIAGVSVSFNGDTINGRDEAQFIAIRGLDGSYNNVVIDGAPMASVDQTSRSARTNMLPASMVKEVQVFKTWQPDMDPNAVGGSVNIVTRSAFDNGGKPYLNASVALGHAGGTSKVLSGAEGLGKKTDVTISNTFGPDKALGYVISANYEKENTTSIGHMTTDNIFYNYYNADGTIANPAGSGGPNTGNGIAVPQQFKYWQYQKNLERQGINAKLEAKFNPDVYGFLSLGYNSESMHERRNETFIDDSRSTGANPVSNQTQTSGQFARGEAETGYSASTIKRTVESIQSGIDWKLDDNKVLSLRSSLSEASHREPRELAKYIYANFKYPGAGLAPVLSGTPGLAMGYDTSGFEPAVSLNNPSNFTNLNNWQAYYWRTEAVKIDDRVGNLKLDYRWNQDSDSRGLGAAAGIDYRRLNHSYNYTNTQYYPTAGGMTMAGNGYVSSTIMPNSGGLPFLIVNSGAAWQQLAANGNIIAPNSANLINSTQSNYSHSEQTAAAYAMASYRTDRLSAMFGLRQDNTTLSTTGNVRNNVSGATTWLSQTNDSKYNFLLPAASLVFDATSTVKLKVAASQTIGRPNYDAYAPNTTISQNTDGTVSVTQGNPNIKPRESNNLDFSAEWYLPNSSLASLTVFDKRIKNEIYTLSSQGTLFYNGATRTAAITQPLNASSSTLNGVELNYVQGSLGWLSPYLQGLGFSGNLTFLNGELNAITSSGATRKINHLVNQPDQIRNLTVFYNYQKFGVNAAYNWTGTSLRLVDANLPSQDVYWQPRKQIDLQARYDLGAGWKAVAEIGNLTNSPVTSVTGQNRNLLKDTFSLGRTLWIGLNYAPKDL; encoded by the coding sequence ATGGCGCTGGCAATCGGCGCAGTCTTGCCGGTGCTGGCCCATGCGGCGGACGGCACGAGCGCCACGCAAGATCAGGCATCGCAAAAGCCGGCAGCGCAGGCGGGCGATGGCAACAATGGGGTTGAACGGTTGCAAAGCGTCGAAGTGACCCGCAAGCGTTCGCAAACCAGCGCTGCGGTCGCCACCAAGCAGACACAAGACCGCGTCATGGACGTGGTGACGAAAGAACAGATCGAAACCTTGCCCGATGCCAGCGTGACTGATGTCGTCAAGCGTATCGCCGGCGTCTCCGTGAGTTTTAATGGCGACACCATCAATGGCCGCGACGAAGCGCAATTCATTGCCATCCGCGGACTCGACGGCAGCTATAACAACGTGGTGATCGATGGCGCGCCGATGGCGTCGGTCGACCAGACCAGCCGCAGCGCCCGCACCAATATGCTGCCGGCATCGATGGTCAAGGAAGTGCAGGTATTCAAGACCTGGCAACCGGACATGGATCCGAACGCAGTGGGCGGATCGGTCAATATCGTTACTCGTAGTGCTTTCGACAATGGCGGTAAGCCATATCTAAACGCCAGCGTAGCGCTGGGCCATGCAGGCGGCACCAGCAAAGTGCTGTCCGGGGCCGAGGGGCTGGGCAAAAAAACCGATGTCACCATCAGCAACACTTTCGGCCCGGACAAGGCGCTGGGTTATGTGATTTCGGCAAACTACGAAAAGGAAAATACCACCTCCATCGGTCACATGACGACCGATAATATTTTCTACAACTATTACAATGCCGACGGCACGATCGCCAATCCGGCGGGCAGCGGCGGCCCGAATACCGGTAACGGAATTGCGGTTCCACAGCAGTTCAAGTATTGGCAATATCAGAAAAACCTGGAACGCCAGGGCATCAATGCCAAGCTTGAAGCAAAATTCAATCCCGATGTTTATGGCTTCCTGTCGCTGGGCTATAACAGCGAGAGCATGCATGAACGACGTAATGAAACCTTCATCGACGATAGCCGCAGCACGGGCGCCAATCCAGTGTCGAACCAGACCCAGACGTCCGGCCAGTTCGCGCGCGGAGAAGCTGAAACAGGCTATTCGGCATCGACCATCAAACGCACGGTCGAATCGATCCAGAGCGGGATCGACTGGAAACTGGACGACAACAAAGTTCTGTCCTTGCGCTCCTCGCTGTCGGAAGCCAGTCATCGCGAGCCGCGCGAGCTGGCTAAATACATTTATGCCAATTTCAAGTATCCAGGCGCCGGCTTGGCCCCGGTGCTTAGCGGCACACCGGGACTGGCCATGGGCTACGACACCTCCGGATTCGAACCTGCGGTCAGTCTCAACAATCCTTCCAACTTCACTAATCTGAATAATTGGCAGGCGTATTACTGGCGGACCGAGGCAGTCAAGATCGATGACCGGGTAGGCAATCTCAAGCTCGACTATCGCTGGAATCAGGACAGCGATTCGCGCGGACTGGGCGCTGCTGCGGGGATAGACTACCGCCGCCTGAACCATAGCTACAACTATACAAACACCCAGTATTATCCGACTGCAGGCGGCATGACGATGGCCGGCAACGGCTACGTGTCGAGCACTATCATGCCAAACAGTGGCGGTCTACCGTTCTTGATCGTCAATTCGGGAGCGGCCTGGCAGCAATTGGCCGCCAATGGCAATATCATCGCGCCCAACAGCGCCAATCTGATCAATAGCACCCAAAGCAATTACTCGCATAGCGAGCAGACAGCGGCCGCTTATGCCATGGCGTCCTACAGAACGGATCGCCTGAGCGCCATGTTCGGCTTACGGCAAGACAACACCACGCTGTCGACCACCGGCAATGTGCGCAATAACGTCAGCGGCGCCACCACCTGGTTGTCGCAGACCAATGACTCGAAATACAATTTCCTGTTGCCGGCGGCTTCGTTGGTGTTCGATGCGACCAGTACGGTGAAGCTCAAGGTCGCCGCCAGCCAAACCATCGGCCGGCCAAACTACGATGCCTATGCGCCGAATACCACGATTTCGCAAAACACCGACGGCACGGTCTCGGTAACACAGGGCAATCCGAACATCAAGCCGCGCGAATCGAATAATCTCGACTTCTCCGCCGAATGGTATTTACCTAACTCCAGCCTGGCGTCGCTCACCGTGTTCGACAAGCGGATCAAGAACGAAATCTATACCCTGTCAAGCCAAGGAACGCTGTTTTACAACGGCGCTACCCGCACAGCGGCAATCACCCAGCCGCTGAACGCCTCCAGCTCGACATTGAACGGCGTCGAATTGAACTACGTGCAAGGCTCGCTGGGCTGGTTGTCGCCTTATCTGCAAGGACTCGGCTTTAGCGGCAACCTGACCTTCCTGAACGGCGAATTGAACGCGATTACCTCATCCGGCGCGACGCGCAAGATCAATCACCTGGTCAATCAGCCAGACCAGATTCGCAACCTGACGGTGTTCTACAACTACCAGAAGTTCGGCGTCAACGCCGCTTACAACTGGACCGGCACCAGTTTGCGCCTGGTCGACGCCAACTTGCCAAGTCAGGACGTGTACTGGCAACCGCGCAAGCAAATCGACCTGCAGGCACGTTACGACCTCGGTGCCGGATGGAAGGCGGTTGCAGAAATCGGCAATCTGACGAATTCACCGGTCACCAGCGTAACCGGGCAAAACCGGAACCTGTTGAAGGATACCTTTTCGTTAGGCAGAACCCTCTGGATCGGCCTCAACTACGCTCCGAAAGATCTATAA
- a CDS encoding MotA/TolQ/ExbB proton channel family protein has translation MNAFQQFIDLSMQSMGIIPLLALILLIVLAVAIERIAFFGRTVPSGARIDRELSAIDHRQEQALREIAVRYRATVFGGTLQAVVDARHLDTPDAMDRYVDEAIVRTMPQLDKHLWLVNAAVTLGPLIGLLGTIIGITESFNVLGAAGPSAGAVTGGIGHALIATGCGLIVAVVGVAANSYFDKRARLTILQLDLLKLMCINRLHLTDYSVGKVRSVHGSHAAVQSAFVRPVGAELAGA, from the coding sequence ATGAACGCATTTCAACAATTCATCGACCTGAGCATGCAGTCGATGGGCATTATTCCGCTGCTGGCGCTGATATTATTGATAGTGCTGGCGGTGGCCATCGAGCGCATTGCTTTTTTCGGACGCACCGTGCCATCGGGCGCCAGGATCGACCGCGAATTGTCCGCCATCGATCATCGTCAGGAACAGGCGTTGCGTGAAATCGCTGTCCGCTATCGCGCCACGGTGTTCGGCGGTACTTTGCAGGCGGTGGTCGATGCGCGACATCTGGATACTCCTGACGCGATGGATCGTTATGTAGACGAAGCTATCGTGCGCACGATGCCGCAACTCGACAAGCATCTGTGGCTGGTGAATGCGGCCGTGACGCTGGGACCGCTGATCGGCTTGCTCGGCACCATCATCGGCATTACCGAATCGTTCAATGTGCTGGGAGCAGCTGGGCCAAGTGCGGGGGCGGTGACGGGCGGGATTGGCCATGCGCTGATCGCTACAGGTTGCGGCCTGATCGTTGCGGTCGTAGGCGTAGCCGCCAACAGCTATTTCGACAAACGCGCCCGGCTGACCATCTTGCAACTCGATCTGTTGAAACTGATGTGCATCAACCGTTTGCACCTGACCGACTACAGCGTTGGCAAAGTGCGTTCGGTCCACGGGTCGCACGCCGCTGTACAGTCGGCGTTTGTACGTCCTGTCGGCGCTGAACTGGCAGGGGCATAA
- a CDS encoding ExbD/TolR family protein — protein MSRTRYMESHEPHIEIIPMIDIMMFLLIFFMVTMLKMIDASGIKINVPQASTAAPLPKTSLTITVKKDGDLFLDGQAVSAALLTEKIRKQSLGAKLEVLIAGDKEVSLENLLRVMDVARAAGVDDIGIAAKR, from the coding sequence ATGAGCCGCACCCGCTATATGGAGTCGCACGAGCCGCATATCGAGATCATCCCGATGATCGACATCATGATGTTCCTGCTGATTTTTTTCATGGTGACGATGCTGAAGATGATCGATGCCAGCGGCATCAAGATCAATGTGCCGCAAGCATCAACCGCGGCGCCTCTGCCAAAAACCTCTTTGACCATCACGGTGAAGAAGGACGGCGATCTGTTTCTCGATGGACAAGCTGTTTCAGCAGCGTTGCTGACGGAGAAAATCAGGAAGCAATCCCTTGGCGCCAAGCTGGAGGTACTGATCGCCGGCGACAAGGAAGTGTCGCTGGAGAATTTGCTGCGTGTGATGGACGTAGCCCGTGCCGCCGGCGTCGATGATATCGGCATCGCCGCTAAACGTTGA
- a CDS encoding TonB family protein: MSYAMSGASLLPEPETSLRWPLALLIAGAVELTLIFLVLGTHAKPVVASLPAPVKIARLVTIADVPGEPDPAPTAPPQKRESPKPAVKPLPQPSPKPQADAAPVESKPELQADSTQQEAPPAALPVVQRTQASTSAKADKPGAVRRGIVPLVRVEPDYPARALAANTEGVVVAHVTIEKDGSVSNVNIVRAQPPKIFDQEAIRALMRWKFSQNDGGTVGEVELHFTLN; this comes from the coding sequence ATGAGCTACGCAATGTCAGGCGCAAGCCTGCTGCCGGAACCAGAAACGAGCCTGCGCTGGCCATTGGCACTGTTGATCGCTGGCGCCGTCGAGTTGACTTTGATCTTTCTGGTATTGGGTACTCATGCCAAGCCGGTTGTGGCATCGCTGCCGGCGCCGGTAAAAATTGCGCGCCTGGTGACGATTGCCGATGTACCTGGAGAGCCGGATCCGGCACCAACTGCGCCGCCGCAAAAACGTGAATCCCCGAAACCTGCCGTCAAACCTTTGCCGCAGCCATCGCCGAAACCGCAGGCTGATGCGGCCCCAGTGGAATCCAAACCGGAATTACAGGCAGATAGTACGCAGCAAGAGGCGCCTCCGGCAGCATTGCCTGTCGTGCAGAGGACGCAAGCGTCGACCTCCGCAAAAGCGGACAAGCCAGGCGCCGTGCGGCGCGGCATCGTACCCCTGGTCAGGGTTGAGCCAGATTATCCGGCGCGTGCGCTTGCCGCCAACACCGAAGGCGTCGTGGTAGCCCATGTGACGATAGAAAAGGATGGCAGCGTTAGTAATGTAAATATCGTGCGCGCGCAGCCGCCGAAGATTTTTGATCAGGAAGCCATCCGCGCATTGATGCGCTGGAAATTTTCTCAGAACGACGGCGGCACGGTCGGAGAGGTGGAACTACATTTCACTTTGAACTGA
- a CDS encoding phosphocholine-specific phospholipase C translates to MTSSSQSRRRFLKLAAGSTGAALSLGGLPLSIQKALAIPASSPTGTIKDVKRVVILMQENRSFDHYFGTMKGVRGFGDRIPRPQPNGKSVFHQQGKNGKLILPFRMEMQTTSAGCAGGDLPHAWSDQHAAWNHGKYDSWIEAKKNPVTMGYFTRDDIPFHFALAEAFTICDAYHCSVPGSTNPNRFHLMTGTIDPSGADGGPVTYQPRPGVWSGVAGEIPHAADSYSWTTYPERLQEHNVSWRVYQGTNDMSASSGDYPSDFNVLQHFFRQYQSAPATSPLWINGCSKYTLENFAADVTNGTLPQVSWLMPPLVNSEHPIRTPAYGASYISQVLNILTSNPALWSSTVFLVTYDENDGFFDHMVPPMPPMSRLNGLSTVDVSQELHTVGDYVNRADKLPYGLGARVPMFVISPWSKGGAVCSQVFDHTSILQFLEQVFDVQEPNISPWRRAVCGDLTSAFDFSKADASKPRLPDTSRYQDTSDAQCKLPPPAPPALAVLPRQEAGIRRAKALPYALAVEERHDIDDNLVWLDFTNTGNAGAVFQIYAGGTSDGPRTYTVEAGKKLSDAWPVAAKTEIYDLCVYGPNGFLRQFKGTISAAAMKREPVVRAHYDAIKGNVFLTIKNSGKTAIKVTVIDNAYGNASRTLTIAGDTSVKERWLLTSSNQWYDLSVSADDEGHFVRRLAGHVETGKDSTSDPAPHFSQ, encoded by the coding sequence ATGACATCTTCTTCGCAAAGCAGACGCCGATTCCTGAAACTGGCCGCCGGTTCAACCGGCGCGGCGTTATCCCTTGGCGGCTTGCCTCTGTCGATTCAAAAAGCACTGGCCATTCCCGCATCGTCTCCGACCGGCACCATCAAAGACGTGAAACGTGTGGTGATATTGATGCAGGAGAATCGTTCCTTCGATCATTATTTTGGCACGATGAAAGGAGTACGCGGATTCGGCGACCGGATACCCAGGCCGCAGCCGAACGGCAAATCGGTGTTTCACCAGCAGGGCAAGAACGGCAAACTTATCCTGCCGTTCAGGATGGAAATGCAGACTACGAGTGCGGGTTGCGCCGGTGGCGATTTGCCGCATGCGTGGTCTGACCAGCATGCAGCCTGGAATCATGGCAAGTACGATAGCTGGATCGAGGCCAAGAAAAATCCAGTGACAATGGGTTATTTCACAAGGGACGATATTCCCTTTCATTTTGCGTTGGCGGAAGCTTTCACCATTTGCGATGCTTATCATTGTTCTGTACCGGGATCCACCAATCCCAACCGCTTCCATCTGATGACCGGCACTATCGATCCATCCGGCGCTGACGGCGGCCCGGTCACGTACCAGCCTAGGCCCGGTGTCTGGTCTGGCGTCGCTGGCGAAATCCCGCATGCTGCCGACAGTTATAGCTGGACGACGTATCCAGAACGCCTTCAAGAGCACAACGTTTCCTGGCGCGTTTATCAAGGCACGAACGACATGAGTGCCTCCAGCGGTGACTATCCGAGCGACTTCAATGTGCTGCAGCACTTCTTCCGACAATACCAATCCGCTCCGGCAACGTCGCCGTTATGGATCAACGGTTGCAGTAAATACACATTGGAAAATTTTGCGGCCGACGTGACGAATGGCACTTTGCCTCAGGTGTCGTGGTTGATGCCGCCGTTGGTTAATTCAGAACATCCGATCCGGACGCCGGCATATGGCGCCAGTTACATCAGTCAGGTGCTAAATATTCTGACGTCCAATCCGGCCTTGTGGAGCAGTACCGTGTTCCTGGTTACCTATGACGAGAACGACGGATTTTTTGATCACATGGTGCCGCCTATGCCGCCGATGTCCCGCTTGAACGGACTCTCGACGGTCGACGTTTCGCAGGAACTTCATACTGTCGGTGACTACGTCAATCGGGCAGATAAGCTGCCATATGGCTTGGGAGCTCGAGTTCCGATGTTCGTCATATCGCCATGGTCGAAGGGCGGGGCGGTATGCTCCCAGGTATTTGACCACACCTCGATACTCCAATTCCTGGAACAGGTTTTTGATGTTCAAGAACCGAATATCAGTCCTTGGCGCAGAGCTGTGTGCGGCGATCTGACCTCGGCCTTTGATTTCTCCAAGGCGGATGCGAGTAAGCCACGTTTGCCAGACACGTCCCGATATCAAGACACATCGGATGCCCAATGCAAGCTGCCGCCGCCAGCTCCACCGGCATTGGCTGTGCTGCCACGGCAGGAAGCCGGTATACGCCGGGCCAAAGCATTGCCTTACGCATTAGCTGTCGAGGAACGGCACGATATTGACGATAACCTGGTCTGGCTGGATTTCACGAATACCGGAAACGCCGGCGCAGTTTTTCAAATCTATGCGGGCGGCACTTCTGATGGCCCCAGGACTTACACGGTCGAAGCCGGCAAGAAATTGTCGGATGCATGGCCGGTGGCTGCCAAAACCGAAATCTACGATCTTTGCGTCTACGGTCCGAATGGTTTCTTGCGTCAATTCAAGGGAACAATCTCGGCTGCGGCGATGAAGCGAGAACCTGTCGTAAGAGCGCATTACGATGCTATAAAGGGCAATGTCTTTTTGACTATCAAGAACAGTGGGAAGACCGCGATAAAGGTGACGGTAATCGATAATGCTTATGGCAATGCATCACGTACTCTGACGATCGCCGGCGATACCAGCGTGAAGGAACGATGGCTGCTCACATCCAGCAATCAGTGGTATGACCTTAGCGTTAGCGCGGATGACGAAGGTCATTTTGTGCGTCGTTTAGCCGGCCATGTCGAAACTGGAAAGGACTCAACTTCCGATCCGGCGCCTCATTTTTCTCAGTAG
- a CDS encoding DUF7706 family protein: MDELTSVEFQDNVEAAFTITISHATGHTTLMKDEALAIVHFMTRIGWPDLLKHSKNNDEAYVMMRAIDKAQIAFCNAQRRPI; the protein is encoded by the coding sequence ATGGACGAATTGACTAGTGTCGAGTTCCAAGACAACGTTGAAGCGGCATTCACGATCACGATTTCGCACGCAACCGGGCATACCACGCTGATGAAAGATGAGGCCTTGGCGATAGTCCATTTTATGACGCGAATCGGATGGCCGGATTTGCTCAAACATTCAAAAAATAACGACGAAGCATATGTAATGATGAGAGCAATTGATAAAGCTCAAATAGCGTTTTGTAATGCGCAACGTCGGCCCATATAA
- a CDS encoding LacI family DNA-binding transcriptional regulator, with protein MNPTMTDVAKEAGVGVATVDRVINKRASVRPETAQRVLEAAENLGFRRAGLIRHRIDERMAGYRLGFILQKRSTHFYRALGEALIVAAQMQTAPHGKAIVEFLDELTPQHMVAKLHELSSKVDAIAIVAADHPQISQAIGQLSAQGTPVFALISDLTAEACAGYVGLDQRKVGRTAAWAISRLSSVPGKVGLMVGSHRYLCQEQAEISFRSYFREYAPEFQVLETLISLEDIHLAQVATLDLLKRHPDLVGIYVAGGGIEGVIQALQEGDGPPGLVTVCPDLTEITRQALIDGRVDMVISHPQEWMARRLVEVMSDAICAKGTKDSVQSILPFTTYTAANV; from the coding sequence ATGAACCCAACGATGACGGATGTAGCAAAGGAAGCCGGCGTCGGCGTAGCGACCGTCGATCGGGTGATCAACAAGAGGGCAAGCGTACGGCCGGAAACCGCACAGCGAGTATTGGAGGCGGCGGAAAACCTCGGCTTTCGCCGCGCCGGGCTGATTCGCCATCGCATCGACGAGAGAATGGCCGGCTACCGGCTCGGATTCATCCTGCAAAAACGCAGCACCCACTTCTACCGCGCACTGGGCGAAGCGCTGATCGTCGCCGCACAGATGCAAACCGCCCCGCACGGGAAAGCCATTGTCGAATTTCTCGATGAACTGACGCCGCAGCACATGGTCGCAAAGCTGCATGAACTCAGCAGCAAGGTGGATGCTATCGCCATCGTAGCCGCTGACCATCCGCAGATCAGTCAGGCGATCGGCCAGCTCAGCGCCCAGGGCACGCCTGTGTTCGCACTGATTTCGGATCTGACCGCCGAGGCATGCGCCGGCTATGTCGGACTCGATCAACGCAAAGTCGGCCGCACGGCGGCATGGGCCATCTCTCGCCTCAGCAGCGTTCCGGGGAAGGTCGGCCTCATGGTGGGCAGCCACCGCTACCTGTGCCAAGAGCAGGCCGAAATCAGCTTCCGCTCCTATTTTCGCGAATACGCACCGGAATTTCAGGTGCTGGAAACCTTGATCAGCCTGGAGGACATCCATCTGGCTCAAGTAGCCACACTGGATTTGTTGAAGCGCCACCCGGACTTGGTCGGTATCTATGTGGCTGGCGGCGGGATCGAGGGAGTGATTCAGGCTCTGCAAGAAGGCGACGGGCCACCCGGACTCGTCACGGTCTGCCCCGACCTGACCGAGATCACCCGGCAGGCGCTGATCGATGGCCGGGTCGACATGGTCATTTCGCATCCGCAGGAATGGATGGCCCGCCGCCTGGTCGAGGTGATGTCTGACGCCATTTGTGCCAAGGGCACAAAAGATTCGGTGCAGAGTATTCTGCCGTTTACCACCTACACTGCAGCGAACGTCTAA
- a CDS encoding fatty acid desaturase, whose amino-acid sequence MIDDVMDRDYSLEGPCGKQAATKGLVSAQWFACTVDRKQMKQLMQRDDRQGLKYLGSWLLLLIGSGTLAYFSWGSVWAVPAFLLYGLFYSMSDHTSHELSHGTPFKSGWLNTFFSQLSAFMALHEPVYWRWSHARHHTDTIIVGNDREIAFPRPIRLLGLFADFFFLKSGTIELLRIIRHAFGSVSQATRSFVPPSEIKRMIRMSQLYTLIFGGTVAWCFAIGSILPALFIVLPHFYGAPLSQVFNITQHAGLAEDVLDHRENTRTVQLNPLLAFLYMNMNYHVEHHMFPMVPFYNLPKLHAFIKDQCPPAHPGLLDAYREIIPTLWRQRKDASFYVKRQIPRQIDEQSASGSTRQKQTTYA is encoded by the coding sequence ATGATAGATGATGTGATGGATAGAGACTACAGCCTTGAGGGGCCGTGCGGTAAACAGGCTGCCACCAAAGGGCTGGTGTCGGCGCAATGGTTTGCCTGCACGGTCGATCGCAAGCAGATGAAGCAGCTGATGCAGCGCGACGACCGGCAAGGGCTCAAATATCTGGGCAGCTGGCTGCTGCTGTTGATCGGCAGCGGGACGCTGGCTTACTTCTCGTGGGGCAGCGTCTGGGCGGTGCCGGCATTTCTACTGTACGGCCTGTTTTACTCGATGTCGGACCACACCTCGCACGAGCTTTCGCACGGCACGCCGTTCAAGAGCGGCTGGTTGAATACATTCTTTTCTCAGCTGTCCGCCTTTATGGCGCTGCACGAACCGGTGTACTGGCGCTGGAGCCATGCGCGCCACCATACGGACACGATCATCGTCGGCAACGATAGGGAAATCGCTTTTCCGCGCCCAATCCGGTTGCTGGGTTTGTTCGCCGACTTTTTCTTTCTCAAGTCCGGTACCATCGAACTGTTGCGCATCATCCGTCATGCGTTCGGTAGCGTGAGCCAAGCCACTCGCTCGTTCGTGCCTCCTTCCGAGATCAAACGAATGATTCGTATGAGCCAGCTTTACACGTTGATCTTCGGCGGTACAGTGGCTTGGTGCTTCGCAATCGGCAGTATCCTCCCTGCGTTGTTTATCGTCCTGCCACACTTCTACGGCGCGCCGCTGAGCCAGGTGTTCAACATCACCCAGCATGCCGGCCTGGCCGAAGACGTGCTCGACCACCGTGAAAACACGCGCACCGTACAGCTCAATCCTTTGCTCGCCTTCCTCTATATGAATATGAACTACCACGTCGAACACCATATGTTCCCGATGGTGCCGTTCTATAACTTGCCCAAGCTGCACGCGTTTATCAAGGACCAATGCCCGCCTGCGCATCCGGGATTGCTCGATGCTTACCGTGAAATCATCCCCACGTTGTGGCGTCAACGCAAAGACGCGAGTTTTTACGTCAAGCGCCAGATCCCGAGGCAGATCGATGAACAGTCTGCTTCTGGCAGTACCCGACAGAAACAGACCACCTACGCATAA
- a CDS encoding MocE family 2Fe-2S type ferredoxin, producing MSQWIAACAVDDIEQEDVARFDHEGRTFAIYRSPDDAFFATDGVCTHEKVHLADGLVMDHIIECPKHNGRFDYRTGKAQGAPVCVSLTTYTVKVEGDQVWINLD from the coding sequence ATGAGCCAATGGATAGCAGCCTGCGCAGTAGACGACATCGAGCAGGAAGACGTCGCGCGCTTCGACCACGAAGGACGCACCTTCGCCATCTACCGGTCCCCGGATGACGCGTTTTTCGCGACCGACGGCGTCTGCACTCACGAAAAGGTACATCTGGCCGACGGTCTGGTGATGGACCACATTATCGAGTGTCCCAAGCATAACGGCCGCTTCGATTATCGAACCGGCAAGGCGCAGGGAGCGCCTGTCTGCGTCAGTTTGACGACTTACACCGTCAAGGTCGAAGGCGATCAAGTGTGGATCAACCTGGACTGA